In the genome of Raphanus sativus cultivar WK10039 chromosome 4, ASM80110v3, whole genome shotgun sequence, one region contains:
- the LOC108849583 gene encoding uncharacterized protein LOC108849583, which produces MCDSNYLSRCSSYEADVDSDSDISTSSSCSSYNGCGGELKVTKRLEKKKSNVLLEGYVIDDAAVNDDLKRTKSLTDDDLEELKGCVDLGFGFNYEEIPELCNTLPALELCYSMSQKFMDQDHSPEKKQPTMLESQVSPIASWKISSPGDNPDDVKARLKFWAQAVACTVRLCT; this is translated from the exons ATGTGTGACTCAAATTATCTCTCTCGCTGTTCCTCATACGAGGCAGACGTTGATTCAGACTCCGACATCTCTACCTCCAGCTCATGCTCCTCGTACAATGGCTGTGGTGGTGAGTTGAAAGTGACGAAGAgactggagaagaagaagagcaatgTGTTGCTTGAAGGTTACGTTATTGATGATGCAGCGGTTAACGATGATTTGAAGAGGACCAAGAGCTTAACAGACGATGATCTCGAGGAGCTTAAAGGCTGTGTAGATCTAGGTTTTGGGTTCAACTACGAGGAGATTCCTGAGCTTTGTAATACTTTACCTGCTCTTGAGCTTTGTTACTCGATGAGTCAGAAGTTTATGGATCAAGATCATTCGCCTGAGAAGAAACAACCGACGATGCTTGAGTCTCAAGTTAGTCCTATTGCTAGCTGGAAGATCTCTAGTCCTG GGGACAATCCTGATGATGTCAAAGCAAGGTTGAAGTTCTGGGCACAAGCTGTGGCATGTACTGTGAGATTATGCACTTGA
- the LOC108853600 gene encoding F-box/LRR-repeat protein At2g43260-like isoform X2: MNITTDLLEDLLVRLPLKSLGRFKSVSKEWKSILESKWFVERHLNFQKSSRKILTAYNCDCGVSPNLLRESRFEKGEVFVSLHCDATRPSMSCDGLFCIPEEECVNVLNPSTGQLQRFHSPPLVKVNGRTNSKFSNGTWTTYFPGYYAMGFGRDKVKGHYKVVRISGDPNYSDTLDVSTGEWRTLWKPRRYKVDVGRKSACVNGTIYWLRIVSHGVNGSVYSVLALDLHTEKFHYVKNPHLPKGNMHEAQIVNVGDRLVIAMSERNSFGGLELGIWTMDAAQEETWSKTHSINIGIKPDVESRSFTPFSVCNQGNVVFYDDNKRLFKYYLDTNQLHPFSSDICAICPYLESLVPLQPQQVEFRTRVTCIRRQTDGTPSRRAGEFLRKGIYVGVGAWLWKNKWIAMYLIMCCFGTRGAVFRATMLLIVCLISRSGYLLYIIVFILLLRIYAIVMCGVIMCSLIIVNRSDALLYVIRCLSKFREFDFA, from the exons ATGAATATCACCACAGATTTGCTGGAAGATTTACTCGTGAGGCTTCCCTTAAAATCACTGGGAAGATTCAAAAGTGTGTCAAAAGAATGGAAATCAATACTGGAATCAAAGTGGTTCGTGGAGAGGCAcctgaattttcaaaaatcaagcCGGAAAATCCTGACCGCTTACAACTGCGACTGCGGCGTCTCACCCAATCTTCTCCGCGAATCTCGTTTTGAAAAGGGAGAAGTGTTCGTCTCTTTGCACTGCGACGCGACAAGACCATCGATGAGTTGCGACGGTTTGTTCTGCATCCCCGAGGAAGAGTGTGTAAACGTTTTGAACCCCTCTACAGGACAACTCCAGCGATTTCATTCCCCTCCCCTAGTGAAAGTGAACGGCCGCACTAACTCCAAGTTTTCGAACG GAACATGGACGACTTATTTCCCCGGGTATTATGCGATGGGATTCGGTAGAGACAAGGTCAAAGGTCACTACAAGGTAGTGAGGATATCCGGTGATCCTAACTATAGCGACACTCTTGATGTCAGCACTGGTGAATGGCGTACACTTTGGAAACCACGTCGTTACAAGGTTGATGTCGGACGTAAATCAGCTTGTGTCAACGGAACAATCTACTGGTTACGCATCGTGAGTCATGGTGTCAACGGATCAGTATACTCGGTACTAGCCTTGGATCTCCACACGGAAAAGTTCCATTACGTTAAAAATCCGCATCTTCCCAAGGGCAACATGCATGAAGCACAGATTGTCAACGTTGGTGATCGTCTAGTCATAGCCATGTCGGAAAGGAATTCTTTTGGTGGATTGGAGCTAGGGATATGGACTATGGATGCTGCTCAAGAAGAAACATGGAGCAAGACTCACTCCATAAATATAGGTATCAAGCCAGACGTGGAGTCTAGGTCATTTACGCCCTTTAGTGTATGTAACCAAGGGAATGTTGTCTTCTATGACGACAATAAGAGGTTGTTTAAGTATTATCTAGATACAAACCAACTCCATCCCTTCTCTTCAGACATTTGTGCTATATGTCCTTACCTCGAGAGTTTGGTCCCACTTCAGCCTCAACAAGTCGAATTCAGGACTAGAGTTACATGCATCCGCAGACAAACG GATGGGACTCCATCAAGAAGAGCTGGCGAGTTTCTCCGTAAGGGAATAT ATGTAGGCGTAGGCGCTTGGTTATGGAAGAACAAGTGGATTGCTATGTATTTGATCATGTGTTGCTTCGGCACTCGTGGTGCTGTGTTTCGTGCAACTATGCTACTAATTGTCTGCTTGATATCTCGTTCTGGTTATTTACTCTACATCATCGTG TTTATACTTCTGTTGAGGATCTATGCTATCGTTATGTGTGGG GTCATAATGTGTTCTCTTATTATAGTAAACAGAAGCGATGCATTACTGTATGTTATTCGGTGCCTTTCTAAGTTCAGAGAGTTTGATTTTGCTTAA
- the LOC108851716 gene encoding 60S ribosomal protein L38-like — translation MPKQIHDIKDFLLTARRKDARSVKIKKSKDIVKFKVRCSKYLYTFCVFDQEKADKLKQSLPPGLSVQDL, via the exons ATG CCTAAGCAAATCCACGATATTAAGGACTTCCTTTTGACAGCGAGGAGGAAAGATGCTCGATCTGTGAAGATCAAGAAAAGCAAAGACATTGTCAAGTTCAAGGTCAGATGCTCGAAGTACCTCTACACTTTCTGCGTCTTTGACCAAGAGAAAGCCGACAAGCTTAAGCAGTCCCTTCCTCCAG GTTTGAGTGTGCAAGACCTTTGA
- the LOC108832151 gene encoding U11/U12 small nuclear ribonucleoprotein 35 kDa protein isoform X2, with product MSGGGNNNVVNKVFYATSYHPIQAGSIDGTDVAPHDNGVRRALLCYNAGLYDPSGDSKAAGDPYCTLFVGRISHLTSEETLREAMSRYGKVKSLRLVRHIVTGASRGYAFVEYETEKEMRRAYEDAHHSLIDGREIIVDYNRQQLMPGWIPRRLGGGLGGRKESGQLRFGGRERPFRAPLYRHPLGENEVSLIERKQIMGKRVL from the exons ATGAGCGGCGGAGGAAACAACAACGTAGTGAACAAAGTGTTCTACGCGACGTCGTATCATCCGATACAAGCCGGAAGTATCGACGGAACCGATGTTGCGCCACATGATAACGGCGTCCGTCGAGCTCTCCTCTGTTACAACGCCGGCCTAT ATGATCCCTCTGGAGATTCAAAGGCAGCTGGAGATCCTTACTGTACTTTGTTCGTGGGTCGAATCTCTCATCTTACGTCGGAGGAGACTCTTCGTGAG GCTATGAGTAGATACGGTAAAGTTAAGAGCTTGCGCTTGGTCAGACACATTG TGACGGGTGCTTCACGAGGGTATGCTTTTGTGGAGTATGAGACTGAGAAGGAGATGCGTCGTGCTTACGAG GATGCTCATCATTCGTTGATTGATGGACGAGAGATTATTGTTGATTATAATAGGCAGCAGTTGATGCCTGGATGGATACCAAGAAGATTAG GAGGTGGACTTGGTGGTAGGAAAGAATCTGGACAACTTCGTTTTGGAGGACGAGAAAGACCATTCCGTGCTCCCTT ATACCGTCACCCCCTAGGAGAAAACGAAGTGTCTCTCATAGAGAGGAAGCAAATTATGGGGAAAAGAGTTCTGTAG
- the LOC108849486 gene encoding hydroxyacylglutathione hydrolase 1, mitochondrial has translation MPMISKASSTTNSSIPSCSRIGGQLCVWPSLRHLCLRKSLLYGVMWLFSMPLKTLRGARKTLQITHFCSISNMPSSLKIELVPCSKKDNYAYLLHDEDTGTVGVVDPCEAAPVIEALSRKNWNLTYILNTHHHNDHVGGNAELKAKYGAKVIGSALDKDRIPGVDIFLNDSDKWMFAGHEVRVLGTPGHTQGHISFYFPGSATIFTGDLIYSLSCGTLSEGTPEQMLSSFQKIVSLPDDTTIYCGRENTASNVKFALSVEPKNETLQSYATRVAHLRSQGLPSIPTTVKVEKACNPFLRTSSKDIRKSLSIPESATDAEALRRIQRARDRF, from the exons ATGCCGATGATCTCCAAAGCTTCATCCACCACCAATTCATCAATTCCCTCGTGTTCTAGG ATTGGAGGCCAGCTTTGTGTGTGGCCTAGTTTGAGACATCTCTGCCTTAGGAAAAGCTTATTATACGGAGTCATGTGGTTATTCTCCATGCCGCTCAAAACCCTCCGTGGAGCTAGAAAAACGCTTCAGATCACCCACTTCTGTAGCATCTCCAACATGCCCTCTTCGTTGAAAATCGAACTG GTGCCGTGTAGTAAGAAGGACAACTATGCTTATCTTTTGCACGATGAAGACACCGGCACTGTTGGAGTCGTTGATCCTTGTGAGGCTGCACCTGTTATAGAGGCGTTGAGTAGGAAAAACTGGAACTTGACTTACATTTTGAATACTCATCATCATAATGATCACGTGGGTGGGAATGCTGAACTGAAAGCAAAATATGGCGCAAAG GTGATTGGCTCAGCTCTGGATAAGGATCGGATTCCTGGAGTTGACATATTTCTGAATGATAGTGATAAGTGGATGTTTGCTGGCCATGAGGTTCGAGTACTTGGCACTCCTGGTCACACCCAAG GCCATATAAGCTTCTACTTCCCAGGGTCAGCCACAATATTCACAGGAGACTTGATATATAGCTTATCCTGTGGTACCCTCTCAGAAGGTACCCCTGAGCAG ATGCTTTCATCATTTCAAAAGATCGTCTCTTTACCAGATGATACAACTATATACTGTGGTCGCGAAAACACAGCA AGCAACGTCAAGTTTGCACTATCTGTAGAACCAAAGAATGAAACTCTTCAGTCTTACGCAACCCGAGTTGCTCATCTTCGAAGCCAGGGACTTCCATCG ATTCCAACGACTGTGAAGGTGGAGAAAGCGTGTAACCCATTCCTCAGAACATCAAGCAAAGACATACGCAAATCTTTAAGCATTCCAGAGTCAGCAACTGATGCGGAAGCACTGCGTCGTATACAGAGAGCCAGAGATCGTTTCTGA
- the LOC108853600 gene encoding F-box/LRR-repeat protein At2g43260-like isoform X1, protein MNITTDLLEDLLVRLPLKSLGRFKSVSKEWKSILESKWFVERHLNFQKSSRKILTAYNCDCGVSPNLLRESRFEKGEVFVSLHCDATRPSMSCDGLFCIPEEECVNVLNPSTGQLQRFHSPPLVKVNGRTNSKFSNVSGTWTTYFPGYYAMGFGRDKVKGHYKVVRISGDPNYSDTLDVSTGEWRTLWKPRRYKVDVGRKSACVNGTIYWLRIVSHGVNGSVYSVLALDLHTEKFHYVKNPHLPKGNMHEAQIVNVGDRLVIAMSERNSFGGLELGIWTMDAAQEETWSKTHSINIGIKPDVESRSFTPFSVCNQGNVVFYDDNKRLFKYYLDTNQLHPFSSDICAICPYLESLVPLQPQQVEFRTRVTCIRRQTDGTPSRRAGEFLRKGIYVGVGAWLWKNKWIAMYLIMCCFGTRGAVFRATMLLIVCLISRSGYLLYIIVFILLLRIYAIVMCGVIMCSLIIVNRSDALLYVIRCLSKFREFDFA, encoded by the exons ATGAATATCACCACAGATTTGCTGGAAGATTTACTCGTGAGGCTTCCCTTAAAATCACTGGGAAGATTCAAAAGTGTGTCAAAAGAATGGAAATCAATACTGGAATCAAAGTGGTTCGTGGAGAGGCAcctgaattttcaaaaatcaagcCGGAAAATCCTGACCGCTTACAACTGCGACTGCGGCGTCTCACCCAATCTTCTCCGCGAATCTCGTTTTGAAAAGGGAGAAGTGTTCGTCTCTTTGCACTGCGACGCGACAAGACCATCGATGAGTTGCGACGGTTTGTTCTGCATCCCCGAGGAAGAGTGTGTAAACGTTTTGAACCCCTCTACAGGACAACTCCAGCGATTTCATTCCCCTCCCCTAGTGAAAGTGAACGGCCGCACTAACTCCAAGTTTTCGAACG ttTCAGGAACATGGACGACTTATTTCCCCGGGTATTATGCGATGGGATTCGGTAGAGACAAGGTCAAAGGTCACTACAAGGTAGTGAGGATATCCGGTGATCCTAACTATAGCGACACTCTTGATGTCAGCACTGGTGAATGGCGTACACTTTGGAAACCACGTCGTTACAAGGTTGATGTCGGACGTAAATCAGCTTGTGTCAACGGAACAATCTACTGGTTACGCATCGTGAGTCATGGTGTCAACGGATCAGTATACTCGGTACTAGCCTTGGATCTCCACACGGAAAAGTTCCATTACGTTAAAAATCCGCATCTTCCCAAGGGCAACATGCATGAAGCACAGATTGTCAACGTTGGTGATCGTCTAGTCATAGCCATGTCGGAAAGGAATTCTTTTGGTGGATTGGAGCTAGGGATATGGACTATGGATGCTGCTCAAGAAGAAACATGGAGCAAGACTCACTCCATAAATATAGGTATCAAGCCAGACGTGGAGTCTAGGTCATTTACGCCCTTTAGTGTATGTAACCAAGGGAATGTTGTCTTCTATGACGACAATAAGAGGTTGTTTAAGTATTATCTAGATACAAACCAACTCCATCCCTTCTCTTCAGACATTTGTGCTATATGTCCTTACCTCGAGAGTTTGGTCCCACTTCAGCCTCAACAAGTCGAATTCAGGACTAGAGTTACATGCATCCGCAGACAAACG GATGGGACTCCATCAAGAAGAGCTGGCGAGTTTCTCCGTAAGGGAATAT ATGTAGGCGTAGGCGCTTGGTTATGGAAGAACAAGTGGATTGCTATGTATTTGATCATGTGTTGCTTCGGCACTCGTGGTGCTGTGTTTCGTGCAACTATGCTACTAATTGTCTGCTTGATATCTCGTTCTGGTTATTTACTCTACATCATCGTG TTTATACTTCTGTTGAGGATCTATGCTATCGTTATGTGTGGG GTCATAATGTGTTCTCTTATTATAGTAAACAGAAGCGATGCATTACTGTATGTTATTCGGTGCCTTTCTAAGTTCAGAGAGTTTGATTTTGCTTAA
- the LOC108832152 gene encoding uncharacterized protein LOC108832152, whose amino-acid sequence MSEQTYMYGYVTLPHHDQSEWYSQKCYRDGRRVVLASYELKGPGSFSFKEKLRKSAKGINEAAEQWVSEVRRGTTKRRFAIRVLRTKLGFYSFFIRSVGCITSCLGHRDDFVK is encoded by the coding sequence atgtcgGAACAAACGTACATGTACGGCTATGTAACGCTGCCTCATCATGACCAGAGCGAATGGTACTCACAGAAATGTTACCGGGACGGAAGACGGGTGGTGTTGGCAAGCTACGAGTTGAAGGGACCAGGGAGCTTCAGTTTCAAAGAGAAGCTTAGGAAGTCGGCTAAAGGAATAAATGAGGCGGCTGAGCAGTGGGTTTCAGAAGTGCGGAGAGGTACGACCAAAAGACGTTTTGCGATCAGAGTTTTAAGGACAAAACTTGGCTTCTATTCTTTCTTCATTCGTAGTGTCGGTTGTATTACGTCTTGTTTAGGCCATAGAGATGATTTCGTGAAGTAA
- the LOC108851056 gene encoding biotin synthase, mitochondrial-like — protein MYKGQNRDKEKMILSSTMNNTILSSIKVAPQNDILVKHPSLKLDLLRFIRVCIKTGGCSEDCSYCPQSSRYDTGVKAQRLMSKDAVIVAAKKREVCCTLGIIEKQQALELKKAGLTAYNHNLDTSRDYYPNVITN, from the exons ATGTATAAAGGACAAAACAGAGATAAAGAGAAAATG ATTCTTTCTTCAACTATGAACAATACAATCTTAAGCTCTATCAAAGTAGCTCCACAAAATGATATCCTCGTGAAGCACCCATCACTAAAGCTCGATTT GCTCAGGTTCATACGCGTGTGCATAAAGACTGGTGGTTGCAGTGAGGACTGTTCATATTGTCCTCAGTCCTCTAGATATGACACTGGAGTTAAAGCCCAAAGACTCATGTCCAAGGATGCTGTCATTGTTGCTGCAAAGAAG AGGGAGGTTTGCTGCACATTGGGGATAATCGAGAAGCAACAAGCGTTAGAGCTAAAGAAGGCTGGCCTCACTGCTTATAACCACAATCTTGATACTTCAAGAGACTACTACCCAAACGTCATCACTAATTGA
- the LOC108832151 gene encoding U11/U12 small nuclear ribonucleoprotein 35 kDa protein isoform X1, with the protein MSGGGNNNVVNKVFYATSYHPIQAGSIDGTDVAPHDNGVRRALLCYNAGLYDPSGDSKAAGDPYCTLFVGRISHLTSEETLREAMSRYGKVKSLRLVRHIVTGASRGYAFVEYETEKEMRRAYEDAHHSLIDGREIIVDYNRQQLMPGWIPRRLGGGLGGRKESGQLRFGGRERPFRAPLRPIPHDDLKKLGIQLPPEGRYMSRTQIPSPPRRKRSVSHREEANYGEKSSVEREEEYEEQRSPDKRERSYHSHRRRSKDREERYRVESRSDREERKERSRGREDRYGDDKEEISGSKRSNRGEEEERSHKHHKHKRSHK; encoded by the exons ATGAGCGGCGGAGGAAACAACAACGTAGTGAACAAAGTGTTCTACGCGACGTCGTATCATCCGATACAAGCCGGAAGTATCGACGGAACCGATGTTGCGCCACATGATAACGGCGTCCGTCGAGCTCTCCTCTGTTACAACGCCGGCCTAT ATGATCCCTCTGGAGATTCAAAGGCAGCTGGAGATCCTTACTGTACTTTGTTCGTGGGTCGAATCTCTCATCTTACGTCGGAGGAGACTCTTCGTGAG GCTATGAGTAGATACGGTAAAGTTAAGAGCTTGCGCTTGGTCAGACACATTG TGACGGGTGCTTCACGAGGGTATGCTTTTGTGGAGTATGAGACTGAGAAGGAGATGCGTCGTGCTTACGAG GATGCTCATCATTCGTTGATTGATGGACGAGAGATTATTGTTGATTATAATAGGCAGCAGTTGATGCCTGGATGGATACCAAGAAGATTAG GAGGTGGACTTGGTGGTAGGAAAGAATCTGGACAACTTCGTTTTGGAGGACGAGAAAGACCATTCCGTGCTCCCTT GCGGCCAATCCCTCATGATGATTTGAAAAAGCTTGGGATCCAGCTTCCACCAGAGGGAAGATACATGTCACGTACTCAG ATACCGTCACCCCCTAGGAGAAAACGAAGTGTCTCTCATAGAGAGGAAGCAAATTATGGGGAAAAGAGTTCTGTAGAAAGGGAAGAAGAGTATGAAGAGCAGAGGAGTCCTGACAAGAGAGAACGGTCTTATCACAGTCATAGAAGACGCAGCAAGGACAGAGAGGAGCGTTACAGAGTAGAGTCTCGATCtgacagagaagagagaaaagagagatcAAGAGGAAGGGAAGATAGATATGGTGACGACAAGGAAGAAATTTCTGGGAGCAAAAGATCAAAccgtggagaagaagaagaacgctCTCACAAACATCATAAACACAAGCGTTCTCATAAGTAG